The genomic region CGTGAACAGTTACACACCAGGGGTGAATGGTTCGAGGCAGAAGTTGAAGAAATTTACCAAGAAGATGAACTTCCGACCAATTTTAATATAGATACTGAGGTTTTGCCAGAATCATTAGTGGGAGATCCTGAAGATGTAGTAAGCCCCAAAAAACGGAAACGGAAGTCAAAGAAGAAAACAtcgaatcgaagaaaacaatttgATCCTGATTTTGAATACGACTAAAAAGTAATTATATATTTATTGTTCATTTCAATACATTATGTTCATTTACATTATGTTCATTTCAATACATTATGTTCATTTACATTATGCTCAATTACTAATTTGATTTTGTTTTAATAACAGGATGTCTAAAAAGGTCAAGCAGCTCGCTAAGGGACTAGCGCGGAGAGCCTCCATTTTTGGTAGAAAGGAGGACTTAGTGTTCCAGGGCACTAGTTCAAGCTCGAGCAGGCGTAGAGCTTTGTTGGAGCATGTTCCAGAGTTGCAGGGTCAGGCAGTCGGCGTACAGAGGAATGAGGTAACCAATATATTTGTTTTGTAATGTAATATTTGTATGAGTTCGAATAActaaattattaattttgatctataggATGAGCCTGAAGATGAGGAAGAGACAGAGGAGTGGAGACAAGTGGAAGATGAGGAAGAGACAGGGTGGGGTGAATGGCCCAATGATGGAGGGTCGGGAGTTGGGGGAGCTAGTGGGTCAAGGGAAGGAGAAGCTGGTGTTTCAGGTGGAGGTTCTGGAAGCGGGGGAGTTGGAGGGTCTTCACGGGTCCGGAAGCCGCGGAAGACTAGTTGGGTCCCCCCTCCTAAAGAACCAGTTAACAAGGTTGAGATAATCCCGAGTGGAGATGGGTAAGAGCATATTTGCTTTGTTCTTATGTCTTACACATTGATGATAAATAATTTTTTTTTGAATTTGACAATTGTGCTTGTGTTGTTAGGGCTTGGCTGGATAGTAGTTTCACCGGCAAAGATCGTGTAAGGCAAGTAAATAAAGTGTTGGGCAATATCTGTCGTATGAGATGGCCTGGATTGGTGATTGAGAATGGTATTGAGGTCCCTGTCACAAGATGGGATCAATACGGCCTTGCGGTTAACGCGCAACATGGGAATGCGCAAGGTGCAGTTTGGCACGACTTCTGGGTATGTTTATCTATCTTCTTGCGAAGTTATCAGCTCAATGATTGATTCATATTATGGATTCTTGACTATGTTTCTTTTTCAGAAATATTATAAGTTGTCTGATGGAGATACTCATATCGAGCATGCACACTCCGTGTTCCATAAGAACGCGGCAGATGTTGTTGCAGATATGATGTACTATGTTCGAATCCAGGTGATTAATCAAGCTATGTTGAGTAGTGAAGGACGACGAGCAACCAGTAAGAGCGAGGCGTCACAATATGGACTTTCTATGACTGAGCAAGATTTTCTTCAGGTAATTGATGTTTTTGCTTATGTTGGAAAAAAATTGATGTTTTTGCATATGATGTACTGTGTTCCTTGTATATGTTACAGTTACTTATAAATGAATTGTGTTTCCATAGCATTCGATTCCATGGATAGCCGCCAATGATGCTGCTTGGCGTGCCTTATGCCGTTATTGGGCTTCGGATAATTTCAAGGCAAAGTCTATACGACAAAGTTCCAATCGTGGAACCGAGTCGTATCACAAGTATGGAGGTGATGATCACTTTCGTTTGGCAAAACGAATGGTAAGTACAGGAAACTAGCAGTGGTGTAGTTTTGTTGATTGTATATGACTTGATGTCATTTCTAATtataatgtttgtcaaatgtacatACAGGAAGCTAGCAGTGGTGTAGTGCCCAGTGATGTTCAAATATACCTGAGGGGGCACAGAGGACCAGATCCTGCAAATCCAGATGTGTTGTGTAGCCAAAAGGCAACAGATCGTCTGGTGAGTGTTTTGAAATGCTTGGTAGATTTTGTTCATATGAATTTATGTATGTGCCCAGTGATGTAagattgcattgttcttttgtatggaGGCTGCATATGCTGAGGCGATGTCTAGTCAGCACGGATCGGACTATGATTGGAGGACCACACCTATTGATCCTCAGACTGTGTATGCAAGTGGTGGAAAACCCCATGGAAGGTGTGGACTCTACATACCTTATCTTATTTCATCGGTTTAAGTACAATAGATTATTTTTGAATTTGTCGTGATGTTACTTGTTTGAAGGTACTCGATTTTTGATAACAtcatcgactcgagccaggtgacggttcagaggggaggttcgtcgaggtctgctgctcgtagctcccgtCGCTCTACTCGGGATACTGCAGAAGTTGAGCAACTACGAGAAGAGCTTAGGCAACATCAGGAGCGGCAAAGGGTTCAGGAGGAATACTTGACGCAGCATGCTGCTCAACAAGAATACTATGCTACTCAGTTTCAACAACAGCAAGCACTgatacaagtaagttcaaaaagatcattcattttaagttatgtattgatttaaaacacTGACATTAATGTGTTTGGAAATTTGGTAGCAACTAGCACAAGCCCAAGGGATACAGTTTCCGATGGCCCCCCCACCTCCACCTTCCATACATTTTCCTTGGCcttcacctccacctccacctaccgaacatcaggtatgcaaattTATCATAATTTACTTGTTACATTACGATGTAACTCCGTGAATGTCATTTGTATAGGTATATGAGACtcctccagctaccttgccggCGCAGCAACAAGATGATGGGTTAGACTTTGTCAATACGCTCTTCGCGAGTGGAGGTAGCGAGCATCACTCTTCGATATTTCCTGATGTTGATCGACAGTAGTGGGCTTCCATTCGATGTGTTTTGTGAGACTTCAAACTTGTGTCTTGTGAGACTTGTGAATTCTTATGTCGAGGTGGATTTGACTTGTGAGACTTGTGTCTTGTGAATTCTTATGTTATTATTATGTATGTGAGATGTTATATGTGATATGTTGTGTATTGTGgctgttatatatatttgtgGCTGTTATATATATTTGTTATGCATGCAATGTGTTGAATTGCCAAAAACAAATTGTATATTAAGTGCTGGTCatattaacttccgagaggcgtgGAAAACTCTCGAAAGTTAATGGTTAACTTCTGAGAGGCCGTCGAAAGTTATTCGGCGGACAGCGTTAGTCCGTGCTGGACGGCGTCAgcacttaacttccgagaggcggaCGGCCCCTCGGAAGTTAATAATTAACTTCCGAGCGGCGGACGGCCCTCTCGGAAGTTTCTTTAACTTCCGAGAGTCCGTCGGAAGTTAGCCTAACTTCCGACTAATTTGTTCCGACGGGCTAACTTCCGACGGTTTCGGCTAACTTCCGACGGTTTagataacttccgagagttttgcgctaacttcctacggtttaggCCCTCGGAAGTTAggtattttggtgtagtgtttggagtgtcggctggcaaGTTCTTAGGATTTATTATTCATAAGCATGGCATAGAGATAGACATGACCGAATTAAGTCCACTCGAAAAATGGGAGCTCCAACTTGTAAGCTTGAAATGCAGAAATTTTTCGGCAAAGTAAATTATTTgcaaaggtttatttctaacttagccaaGAAGATTGATGTTTTCACTCTTATTCTTGGGCTTAAAAATAATGTTGATTTCACTAGGCGGACAGAATAGCTAGAAGCTTTTGATCTTATTAAAAGCTATTTGTCTTCGGCTCCAGTATTGAAAGCACCAAAGACTCAAAGAGTGGAGTATCGTTCATGTTATACATTGCAGTTGAAGATAAAGTTATCGGAATTGTTCCGACTTAGGAGGCTGGAGGAAAGGAGCATGTTGTGGACTATTTGATCCTGAGATTGAAGAATGCTGAAACAAGATATACCTTTGTTGATaaattatgcttatgcttgttttatgcatgcaccaagcttAGGTACTATGGTGTGTTCTCTTCTAAAGACACGAGAAACAACCAATGTAATACGAGTTAGAGTTGTAGACGGCAGAGTTTATGGTGCCACGCGATCTCAGGCTTTCATTCCTAACGCTAGCATGACGACAATTATGGGGAGAGGGTTGGGGGTAAATCAGCTTTTGATCAGCGATCTGCCGATCACGTGACTGCTCACAGAGTTGATTTGTGCTGCAATAACACTACAAATTCATCTTCAACTAGGCTAGTACTGTGTGAACATGCTTTTATTTACTATGCGCGATTTATCTATTGCTTATATAGTGATTGCTTTAGGATTAATTAGTGATTGCTTTAGGATTAATTTAATATTAAAAGTGcacagttttctcatctaatttcACATTGCTTGGCTCATGTGGACTTGTCAAGGTCAAGGATtcctctcctgacatcactttgaCGTATAATTTTGCGACAGCGTACCTTGGATAGTTTGATGTGTTCTAACCTCTAGATTTCGTAATATACTACTTGCTGGGAGAAACTTTCCACTACAATCTCAGCCACCAACGAGCAAATCGTCATTTTCCTCTCGCAAATATGTGGCAAAGAGCTACTCCGTCTCTGCAAATAAATTACAGACCAGAGAGGCAGCAGAACACAAGGAACACGCTCTCACGAAAGCTCTCCATTCCTGCCTGCATCTAGCTTGTTGAGTTCTTACAGTTGCAGAAATGGCTAACCTCTTGCAAACACCTTTCCTTGTACCCTTCCTACTTTCCATGGCCCTAATAAACCTTGTGTGCTTCACGGCCACTGTCAGCAGTGAGGACGATCAGTTCGTCTACTCGTGCTTCTCCGGCAAAAACCTCACCCTCGACGGAGCAGCCGCCGTTACAGCAGACGGCGTCCTTGAGCTGACCAATCGCACGGTGCACGTCAAAGGCCATGCCTTCTACCCAGCTCCATGGCGATTCCGCAGGTCCCCTGGTGAGACGGTGCAGTCTTTCTCGGTCACCTTTGTGTTCGGCATGGTCCCCATCTACTCCGACAAATGCACCGACGGCATGGCTTTCCTGATCTCCCCGACCAAGGATTTCTCCGGTGCGCAGGAGTCGCAGTACCTGGGCCTCCTCAACAAAACAAGCGACGGCAAAGCAAGCAACCACATATTTGCAGTCGAGCTTGATAGCAGCGAGAACTCCGAGTTCCATGACATCGACGACAACCACGTCGGCATCAACATCAACAGCCTCACCTCATTTAGGTCCCTTTCAGCTGGCTtctacgacgacgacgacaagaacggtcTCTTCCAAAACTTGTCCCTTGTTAGCCGCAAAGAGATGCAAGTTTGGGTGGACTATAATGGAGATACCACGCAGATCAACGTGACACTGGCTCCCCTCAAGGTCAATGTAGCCAAACCGTCCAAACCGCTACTCACAGCTACCTACAACCTCTCAACAGTATTGGCGGAAGACCCATCTTACGTTGGCTTCTCTGCATCAACTGGTCCAATCAACTCGCTGTACTGTGTGCTCGGCTGGAGCTTAGGCATCAATGCCCCAGCTCCACCTATTGATGTCGCCAAGCTGCCAAAGCTACCTCGTGCTGGCCCAAAGCCTCGGTCCAAGCTGCTTGAGATCATCCTACCAATAGTCACAGCCACTTTCATCATCCTTATCGGAACAAGCATATTTCTGTTTGTGCGGAGGAGGATGAAGTATGCTGAGGTACAAGAAGACTGGGAAGCTGAGTTCGGGCCACACCGCTTCCCCTACAAGGACTTGTTCCATGCTACGGATGGATTCAAGAACAAGAACCTACTTGGCTTAGGAGGATTCGGGAAGGTGTACAAAGGCGTGCTCCCTGTCTCAAAGCTAGAGGTCGCTGTGAAGAGGGTGTCACATGAATCAAGGCAGGGAATGAAGGAGTTTATTGCAGAGATTGTCAGTATTGGCCGTCTCCGCCATCGCAACCTGGTCCAGCTACTTGGTTACTGTAGAAGAAAGGGTGAGCTACTGTTGGTATATGACTACATGTCAAATGGAAGTCTTGACAAGTATTTACATTGCGAAGGGGATAAGCCCACTCTAAACTGGGACCAAAGGTTTCAGATCATCAAGGGCGTTGCTTCTGGCCTGTTCTACCTGCATGAGAGGTGGGAGAAAGTTGTGATCCACCGTGACATCAAAGCCAGCAATGTGTTACTGGACAGTGAGATGAATGGACGCCTAGGTGATTTTGGTCTGGCAAGGCTGTATGATCACGGTACTAACCCACAGACAACTCATGTGGTTGGTACCATGGGATATATAGCCCCAGAACTGGCCCGGACCGGTAAGGCAACACCTCTGACAGATGTGTATGCGTTTGGTATCTTCATTCTTGAGGTAACCTGTGGGCAAAGGCCAATCAGTAGCCATGCAGAGGACAGTTCTCAGGTCCTAATTGATTGGGTTGTCAACCATTGGCACAAAGGATCAGTCACATACACAGTGGACAGTAGGTTGCAATGCAGCTACAATGCAGATGAGGTGCGCCTAGCGTTGAACCTTGGACTCATGTGTGCGCACCCAATTTGTAATGCAAGGCCCAGTATGAGACAGGTCGTACAATACCTCAACGGCGAAATGCCACTCCCAGAAATGATGCCCACAGACTTAAGCTATAGTGTTCTGGCCTTCATGCAAAATGAAGGCTTTGACCAGTATACATCCACAGTTGGGAGCAGTGGCATCACCGCCTCAAGCCTCTCGAGTGGAAGGTGACAATCCCAGCCGCAGACCTTGTTGTAATCAGTAGGCCTCGCTGAGTTATGGATGTCCACTCAAATCCAGTATTATCTAATCTAACCAATTTTGTCTGTGAAGTTTCTATATTTTGTCAAAGTATGTGGAATATATATGGAACGATCCGGTTGTTATGTATGTTTTCATCTGTATCTCTATGATTGCTTCAAATTGAACCTACTACCATGTGTTGTTGAATATAAACAGCCAACGAAGCTCAGTACAATTAATAATTCCACCTACGTTGATCTCTTATCGCTACTGGAGACAATTAATAGTTCCTTGACTTCAATACCGGTTCCTTGAACAGGTACTAAAAATAGTTTTAGTACTGGTCTTAACTTACAATACATTGTAGAAAGCTTTTAAGTACGGATTGGTGTTTCCGACCGGTACTAATGTTAAGCTTTTAGAACCAATTGAAGACATCAACGGGTACTAATCTTATTATTACTTGTTGGTATCTTCAACCGCTATTAAAAGTGTAAGATTAGTATCGATTGAAAACACCAACAGGTACTAATGTGCTATCATTAAAAACCCTCCACCTCCTCGAGCTCGTGTCAAGAACACAGATGAGCTCTATGTTCATGGCACCATAAGTTTCGATGGGGGGATGTGTTGTCcaacttttttgaataatttgttGCAGGTTTCACCCTAAGTGTGAGAAAAGGTTTGCAAGTTTATCCTCTCATATAGTATTGTTGAAAAAAGTTACTTGCTTTCTTTAGATTTCTTGAATTGTGTGGCAGATACTTGATTATACAATTTAGGGGAAATTAATAAGTTCATCGTCCCATATGTGTTGTAATATGTATGAAGGTAATAGAAATTAGGAACAAATCACAGAGAAGCTCTGTTCACTGACGCTATAAGCTTCAAAGATGGGTGGTGGTGCTATCTATttttttctacaatttattgaAGAATCTCATTTAAGTGTGAGAAAAGGTTAGAAAGTTAATCTTCTTCCATAGAATTATTGAAATAGTTACTTACTTTGTTTTGATTTTTGAATTGTGTTGTTGATTGTTTTATTTAGGGTAAAAATTAGTGAGTTCATTCtctgtaatatttatgaagctcatGTAATATGTGGTGTAATATTTTTTGAATTGTGTGAGTTAATCCTATCATATGTGGTGCAATAAATATGAAGGTAATATAATTTAGTTAAAAACATAACAGTGAAGCCAAGATAATGAAACGTATGTTTTTTAAAATTATGTTTATAATATTGTATCATCAATGTTTTATAAAAATAATACAGATGGACCTCTAATTGATATACAACATGAATCGATACTCCAAATAATATATTGGAGGCATTCATTATTTCTCAACATGGCCAAGATACACAAGCAAAAAGGTTTCATGTCTTGTCGATGTAGAGGTTGTAAGAACGAGAGAGAATGCTCTTCATCTACACTAATTCAACTCCACTTGCTATAAAAGGCTTTCATGCCTAACTATATTTGTTGGAAAAATTAAAGCATAGAGAAAAGTAGTTCTAGAGGACAaagaagaggaggacaatgatataATTATGAACTATGCTCAGTACATTTTCTTTGCAAGGTGCTATAACGGGTGGGGCTGATGATCTTGAAGAAAACGATGCTCTGGCACAAATGTTTCATGATGAAGAGAAATACTATGAcaacaaaaatgttataaaaaattAGATCATATCTTAGAGGACCATAATACATTGTTGTACCCAAATTGTAAACAGAGTCACAAAAGGTTGCGTAGAACATTGGAATTATTGCAGTGGATGGTATCACTGACAAGGGTTTCATGAGATATTAAAACTCATAAATAAGTTCCTTCTAGAAGGAAAAATAGCCAACATCAATATATGAAGCCAAAAAGGTTGTTTGCCCTGTTGGTTTCGAAGTACAAAAGATACATGCATGTCCTAATGATTGTATACTCTATCGTGGTTAGGAGAACGAGAAATTGGAAGTTTGCTTGGTGTGCAAGACATCACGATACATGATAAGACATGACAACCCTTGTGAGGTTGAGGGCGGCAAACCCTCTAGGAGAATAATACCTTCTAAGGTCATGTGGTAGTGATATGTACCGAGTTACATTCGGTACTGGGGTGGCTCGATCTTCACGACAGTAGGTTGATAAATAGGGTGGTTGGGTATAAAAGTAACGGAAGAACAAGGTAAATGTGCTGAAGAACATCGGGTAACTGACTTTATACCTGATCAAGGTTGGAGGTGACCAAGCGACGGGGAGAGAGACACCGAAACCGTGTAGACTTCGACTCGATCTCCGAACGACCACAGAACCACAACCGGAGCTAATCCACACAATGCGAGGCAGCCGTACTAGAACTCACAAGGCACGAACTAGTGGATCCTAGAGGGATCTCTTCACAAGTCCAGGAGACCAAGGAAGAACAGGGGTAGAGTAAACACTCAGCAGCTCGATTGCGGTAATCACTTGGTTTATCAATTTATCAAAGGTTatcaaaaagttgtcttacatcatagacatagggggtatttatactagctaCAACCAGCCTTAGATACGTATAAACACAAAAAGAAAGTATTttaacgtgctaatgtgaagggggTCTCTTCGGGAGATGTCCAGAGCTGGATTCCGCGTGGTTGTTTGACTTCTGcacagccttcagtattttgataataacttctcctaggaatcttcaaatggcgtggggctggatgcgttggaaagctaacttaataagctttctcaccatgtatagcatgactaatgaaacttcgtagaatgatgtatTTTAATActtaaacttggtcatcaagcagtctattgaccttctgaccagtcagcactaaagtaggtcggctgccttgctGAGAGATCTGATTAAGTCGGCCTTAGAagaattggaaactagacttcaatagCTTTCCAAAATGTACTTATGAGCCTTCATAGctcttgggaatcaaaagatatgattgTTTCTTCTGGACGCTTCTATCACGCTGGACTGACTTGAACATAGTTCTTCTctctgattcgcccttgatatgttttgtcctttctctttggtgaacctaagcaaAATCAAAATACATGACTTAGGTAGCTTAAAGttatcattagtgtttaatttaaATTTGTAAAGTAGCGTGTGCACCTCTTGTTGTATCTGTTTCGCTCGGCTTCGAGTGATAGGTCCAGTAGGAATGTTTGGCAAGGTTGACGATGCTAGTATGGTCACATCATCCTCCCCCTTGAAAAAGAGTCGTCCTCAACTCTTCCAATCCAAAGAAAGGAGAGAGGTCGGCCACATTAAAACTGTAACTCACACCATAAGTGTCTGGCAGATCAATTTCATAAGCATTGTTGTTGATCTTGCGAAGCACTTTGAATGGACCATCAGCTCGTGGTTGTAATTTGCTTTTGCGTTGTTCAGGAAATCTTTCTTTGCGTAGATGTACCCAAACCAAGTCTCCTGGTTCAAACAACATCTGTCTTCGACCCTTGTTGGCACACTTTTCATATTTCTTGGTCATTTTCTCAATATTTGCTCGAGCTTTTTCATGAAGGTTCTTGATTAACTCGGCTCGTTTGCTAGCATCAAAGTTGACCCGTTCCTGCACAGGCGATGGCAAAAGATCTATGGGAGCAGTGGGTTTGAAGCCATATACAATTTCAAATGGACAAAATTTAGTAGTCGAGTGTACAGCTCTGTTGTATGCAAATTCAACATGTGGTAGACTTTCTTCCCAAAGTTTTAAATTTTTCTTGAGGATAGCTCGCAGCAGTATTGATAATGTTCGGTTTACAACTTCAGTATGTCCATCTGTTTGTGGATGACATGTTGTAGAGAACAGAAGTCGTGTTCCAAGTTTTCCCCATAAGGTTTTTCAAAAGTAACTCAAAAATTTAGTGTCACGATCAGAAACAATGGTTCGTGGAATCCCATGTAAACGAACAACTTCTTTGAAAAACAATTCAGCAATATGTAAGCGTCATCACTCTTGTGGCATGGAATAAAATGTGCCATTTTGCTAAAtcgatcaaccacaacaaaaatggAATCCCTTCCCTGCTTTATTCGTGGTAAACCAAAAACAAAATCCATGGATATGTCTTCCCAAGGCACACTAGGAATAGGTAGTGGAGTGTATAAGCCATGAGGGTTTAAACAAGACTTAGCTTTATGACATGATTCGCATCGAAGGACATGTCGCTCCACATCCCTTCTCATTTTAGGCCAAAAGAAATGATCGGCAAGTACTTGCTCCGTCTTCTTGGCGCCAAAATGACCCATAAGTCCTCCTGCATGAGCTTCCTGCAAAAGTAAAATTCGAACAGAACACTCTGGAATGCAGAGTTTGTTAGCTCGGAACAAAAAAACCATCATTAACATGAAATTTTATCCATCCTCTGCCATCACaacacttagaatatggttcagcAAAGTATAATTCAGTTAGATATAATTCCTTTATACTTTCTAATCCAAGAATTTTAGCATCAAGTTGTGTCAACAAAGCATGTCGTCGAGACAAAGCATCTGCTAGAACTttatcttttcctttcttgtattTGACAATATAAGGAAATGTTTCAATAAATTCACACCATTTTGCATGCCTTCTATTTAGTTTTAGTTGTCCTTTAAGATGTTTTAATGATTCATGGTCTGAATGTATCACAAATTCCTTAGGAAAAAGATAGTGTTGCCAAGTTTCCAAACTCcaaacaagagcatataattctttatcGTAAACTGAATAATTTAGAGTCGGACCGCTTAGCTTTTCACTGAATTAAGAAATTGGTCTTTGTTCCTGCATGATATGAGCACGCCTCCGATCCCAATTCCACTGGCATCACATTCAATTTCAAATGTCTTACCGAAGTCTGGGAGTGCAAGAACTGGGGCTGTTGTTAACTTCGTTTTCAATTCTTCAAATGCCTTTTGTTGTGCTTCTCCCCATTTGAATGGTACTTCTTTTTTGGTCAATTCGTTGATGGGAGCAGCAACAGTACTAAAGTCTTTTACAAACCGCCGGTAGAACCCAGCGAGCCCAAGGAAGCTTCTCACTTGGCTCACATTTTGTGGAGGCATCCAGTTGCGTACAACTTTGATCTTTTCTTCATCTACCTCCACACCTTGTCATGATACAACAAATCCAAGAAACACTACCTTGTCGGTGCAaaaggtgcacttctcaaggttagcaTATAATTTTTGTTCTCGAAGGACAGCAAGTATGTATCGGATATGTTCAACATGATCATCAAGGATTTTACTATAAATTAGTATGTCATTAAaatagacaacaacaaatttgcTAATGTAAGTTCTAAGAACATgattcattaatctcataaatgTACTAGGTGCATTTGTTAACTCGAAGGGCATCAccaaccattcatacaacccaaattttgttttaaaggttgttttccattcatctccctctTTTATATGAATCTGATGATAGCCACTTCTTAAGTCAATTTTAGTGAAAATAAAAGCACCACTaagttcatcaagcatatcatctaatctAGGAATTGGATGTCTATACCGTACGGTGATGTTATTGATAGCTCGacaatccacacacattctccaagatccatctttcttaggaacTAGAAGGACAGGGACAGCACAAGGGGAAAGACTTTCTTGTACGTACCCTTTTTAAATCAGTTCTTCCGCTTGTTGCTGAATCTCCTTTGTTTCTTCTGGGTTGGTGCGGTAGGTAGCGCAATTTGGGAGGGAAGCGCCAGACACAAGGTCTATTTGATGTTCAATCCCTCTCTTGGGTGGTAGCCCTGGTGGTACTTCATCAGGAAACACATCCTCATATTCCTGTAATGCATCAAAGAAAATACTTGGCAAAGTAGAGGGTAAGTCGTTAGTAGAAAGAAGGTTGTCCTTGTACAGGAGCACAAAGAACATGGCATTAGGTTCACTCAATTCTTTTAGATCCCCCTTCCTAGTAGAGgtgtcaatggggacccgatacccgctaacccgtggggaattcccctattagggtacgggtatgggacaaaaactgtccccatgggtatggatatgggaTAAAATCTTCACTCATTGGGTAAACGAATATGGGTTTGGAAAGCAATAATCCaaacccgattacccatgggtatttcataCGTATACACCTGtcatgtttgtatgaatgagttgaggccAAACCGGCCACCAAGTCCAACACGATAACGCACCAGGCCCCATGTCCTAGCCCAACAAGGCAACACGGCAAGGCAACTAGCAGACTAGCAAaaaacaaaaccctaaaataaccaGCCATACGCTACGCCCTGTCTAGCCGGCCAACCGCCGCACGCCTGGACAGTTGTGCTAGCACTACACACTGGCGACTTCACCAGCGACGAGGAGCATCGCCAACTGCTAGGAGCCTAGGACGACGGTGGCGACCATGAATTCTCAGGCGCCAACGAACTTAGATGGTGACCAAGGAAGGTGAGCAGACtctatttctccatttcttctatcGGTCTCGAAGTATTGATTTCTTTTTAgatggatggatgaatggatCATGGTTCATGGATGAATGCTCGCTGATGTGCTGATGTCTAAAATCTGGATAGTTTATGCTAGCTGTTAGTACATAGTTATCCCTTAATTAGGGATGGGGACCCACTAGagacccgaaacccgaatggggATGGGATGGGATGGGATGGGATGAGTTTTGCACCCATGATGGGTATGGTGATGGGTATGGGGATGGATAAGCATGATGGGGATGGGTCTGGGATGCTATAACCCGGTGGGAaattccccattgacatctctacttCCTAGTTATCATGACTAATCCCTCTTTTCCCGGTGTCTTGGTTATTGGAGGCTGTGGAGTTTTATTTGGCTTTGGAAACTCTT from Zea mays cultivar B73 chromosome 6, Zm-B73-REFERENCE-NAM-5.0, whole genome shotgun sequence harbors:
- the LOC103630002 gene encoding L-type lectin-domain containing receptor kinase SIT2, which encodes MANLLQTPFLVPFLLSMALINLVCFTATVSSEDDQFVYSCFSGKNLTLDGAAAVTADGVLELTNRTVHVKGHAFYPAPWRFRRSPGETVQSFSVTFVFGMVPIYSDKCTDGMAFLISPTKDFSGAQESQYLGLLNKTSDGKASNHIFAVELDSSENSEFHDIDDNHVGININSLTSFRSLSAGFYDDDDKNGLFQNLSLVSRKEMQVWVDYNGDTTQINVTLAPLKVNVAKPSKPLLTATYNLSTVLAEDPSYVGFSASTGPINSLYCVLGWSLGINAPAPPIDVAKLPKLPRAGPKPRSKLLEIILPIVTATFIILIGTSIFLFVRRRMKYAEVQEDWEAEFGPHRFPYKDLFHATDGFKNKNLLGLGGFGKVYKGVLPVSKLEVAVKRVSHESRQGMKEFIAEIVSIGRLRHRNLVQLLGYCRRKGELLLVYDYMSNGSLDKYLHCEGDKPTLNWDQRFQIIKGVASGLFYLHERWEKVVIHRDIKASNVLLDSEMNGRLGDFGLARLYDHGTNPQTTHVVGTMGYIAPELARTGKATPLTDVYAFGIFILEVTCGQRPISSHAEDSSQVLIDWVVNHWHKGSVTYTVDSRLQCSYNADEVRLALNLGLMCAHPICNARPSMRQVVQYLNGEMPLPEMMPTDLSYSVLAFMQNEGFDQYTSTVGSSGITASSLSSGR
- the LOC109940207 gene encoding uncharacterized protein → MSKKVKQLAKGLARRASIFGRKEDLVFQGTSSSSSRRRALLEHVPELQGQAVGVQRNEDEPEDEEETEEWRQVEDEEETGWGEWPNDGGSGVGGASGSREGEAGVSGGGSGSGGVGGSSRVRKPRKTSWVPPPKEPVNKVEIIPSGDGAWLDSSFTGKDRVRQVNKVLGNICRMRWPGLVIENGIEVPVTRWDQYGLAVNAQHGNAQGAVWHDFWVCLSIFLRSYQLND